One Cygnus atratus isolate AKBS03 ecotype Queensland, Australia chromosome 6, CAtr_DNAZoo_HiC_assembly, whole genome shotgun sequence DNA segment encodes these proteins:
- the WDSUB1 gene encoding WD repeat, SAM and U-box domain-containing protein 1 isoform X1, protein MATLIHTLADHSDDVNCCAFSPLLLATCSLDKTVRIYSLNDFTELSYSPLKGHTYAVHCCCFSPSGHILASCSTDGTTMVWDTRDGQVLAVLGQPSGSPVRVCRFSPESTYLVSGAADGSVVLWNMQSLKMYRSGSVKDGSLVACAFSPNGNCFVTGSSWGDITIWDDTMRCLYNEKAHDLGVTCCDISSQPISDGEHGSIYFQMASCGQDNKVKVWLILFADSLGVELRYKCTLSGHSAPVLACAFSCDGQMLVSGSVDKCVIIYETNTGNILHTLSQHTRYVTTCVFAPCTALLATGSMDKTVNIWQFDSKQPCAGNTVENESEVAVQNWSEDDVSAWLCAQGLTDLVGLFKQNNIDGKELLHLTKESLTNELKIESLGLRSKILQKTEELRMKMVSVSVAIPDEFLCPITRELMKEPVIAADGYSYEKEAMENWISNKRRSSPMTNLPLHSLMLTPNRTLKMAISRWLETQQKYGETT, encoded by the exons ATGGCGACATTAATTCACACTTTAGCAGATCACAGCGATGATGTCAACTGCTGTGCCTTCTCACCATTGCTCTTGGCTACTTGTTCCTTGGACAAAACAGTTcgtatttattctttaaatgaCTTTACTGAGCTTTCATACTCACCTTTGAAAGGTCATACATATGCTgtccactgctgctgcttctccccatCGGGACACATTTTAGCTTCGTGTTCAACGGATGGTACTACCATGGTTTGGGACACTCGCGATGGTCAGGTGCTGGCAGTGCTTGGGCAGCCCAGTGGCAGCCCGGTTAGAGTCTGCCGATTTTCCCCAGAGTCCACGTATCTGGTGTCAGGTGCAGCGGATGGGAGTGTAGTTCTTTGGAATATGCAGTCATTGAAAATGTACAG ATCTGGGAGTGTTAAAGATGGTTCTTTGGTGGCCTGTGCGTTTTCTCCGAATGGAAATTGCTTTGTCACTGGATCATCATGGGGCGATATAACCATTTGGGATGATACAATGAGATGCCTATATAATGAAAAAGCACATGATCTTGGTGTTACCTGCTGTGATATTTCTTCACAGCCAATTTCTG ATGGTGAACATGGATCCATATACTTCCAGATGGCTTCTTGTGGTCAAGATAATAAGGTCAAAGTCTGGCTTATTTTGTTTGCAGATTCCTTAG GTGTTGAATTAAGATACAAATGTACATTGAGTGGACATTCTGCCCCAGTTCTGGCTTGTGCGTTTTCTTGTGATGGACAGATGTTAGTTTCAGG gtctgTGGACAAGTGTGTCATAATATATGAAACT aataCTGGCAATATACTTCATACTTTGTCTCAGCATACTAG aTATGTTACAACTTGTGTTTTTGCACCATGTACTGCCTTACTTGCCACAGGTTCAATGGATAAAACCGTGAACATATGGCAATTTGACAGTAAGCAACCCTGTGCAG GAAATACTGTAGAAAATGAATCTGAGGTGGCTGTTCAGAACTGGTCAGAGGATGATGTTTCAGCCTGGCTTTGTGCACAGGGCTTAACAGACCTTGTTGGGCTTTTCAAACAGAATAACATTGATGGCAAAGAACTCCTGCATCTTACAAAGGAAAGTCTGactaatgaattaaaaattg AGTCTCTAGGCCTGCGCAGTAAAAtccttcagaaaactgaagaactgAGGATGAAAATGGTCTCTGTTTCTGTTGCTATCCCTGATGAGTTCTTATGTCCTATAACTCGGGAGCTTATGAAGGAACCTGTCATTGCAGCAG ATGGCTATTCCTATGAAAAGGAGGCAATGGAAAATTGGATCAGTAATAAAAGACGATCTAGTCCCATGACAAATCTTCCTCTTCACTCTCTTATGCTTACACCAAATAGGACCCTGAAAATGGCTATTAGTCGCTGGCTAGAGACTCAGCAAAAATATGGTGAAACCACTTAA
- the WDSUB1 gene encoding WD repeat, SAM and U-box domain-containing protein 1 isoform X2, with protein sequence MASCGQDNKVKVWLILFADSLGVELRYKCTLSGHSAPVLACAFSCDGQMLVSGSVDKCVIIYETNTGNILHTLSQHTRYVTTCVFAPCTALLATGSMDKTVNIWQFDSKQPCAGNTVENESEVAVQNWSEDDVSAWLCAQGLTDLVGLFKQNNIDGKELLHLTKESLTNELKIESLGLRSKILQKTEELRMKMVSVSVAIPDEFLCPITRELMKEPVIAADGYSYEKEAMENWISNKRRSSPMTNLPLHSLMLTPNRTLKMAISRWLETQQKYGETT encoded by the exons ATGGCTTCTTGTGGTCAAGATAATAAGGTCAAAGTCTGGCTTATTTTGTTTGCAGATTCCTTAG GTGTTGAATTAAGATACAAATGTACATTGAGTGGACATTCTGCCCCAGTTCTGGCTTGTGCGTTTTCTTGTGATGGACAGATGTTAGTTTCAGG gtctgTGGACAAGTGTGTCATAATATATGAAACT aataCTGGCAATATACTTCATACTTTGTCTCAGCATACTAG aTATGTTACAACTTGTGTTTTTGCACCATGTACTGCCTTACTTGCCACAGGTTCAATGGATAAAACCGTGAACATATGGCAATTTGACAGTAAGCAACCCTGTGCAG GAAATACTGTAGAAAATGAATCTGAGGTGGCTGTTCAGAACTGGTCAGAGGATGATGTTTCAGCCTGGCTTTGTGCACAGGGCTTAACAGACCTTGTTGGGCTTTTCAAACAGAATAACATTGATGGCAAAGAACTCCTGCATCTTACAAAGGAAAGTCTGactaatgaattaaaaattg AGTCTCTAGGCCTGCGCAGTAAAAtccttcagaaaactgaagaactgAGGATGAAAATGGTCTCTGTTTCTGTTGCTATCCCTGATGAGTTCTTATGTCCTATAACTCGGGAGCTTATGAAGGAACCTGTCATTGCAGCAG ATGGCTATTCCTATGAAAAGGAGGCAATGGAAAATTGGATCAGTAATAAAAGACGATCTAGTCCCATGACAAATCTTCCTCTTCACTCTCTTATGCTTACACCAAATAGGACCCTGAAAATGGCTATTAGTCGCTGGCTAGAGACTCAGCAAAAATATGGTGAAACCACTTAA